One window from the genome of Terriglobales bacterium encodes:
- the soxR gene encoding redox-sensitive transcriptional activator SoxR, protein MADLLTISEISRRSGVASSALRFYEDKGLIDSERTGSTGHRRYQRAVLRRIAFIVFAQKVGLTLDEIAKELSKLPKNHVPERADWAKLSGTWTSRIDERIAELERLRAGITQCIGCGCLSLEQCQLANPGDRVSRLGSGPRYWIGKNNKQHPER, encoded by the coding sequence ATGGCCGATCTGCTCACAATTTCCGAGATCTCGCGGCGCAGCGGCGTGGCGTCCTCCGCCCTGCGGTTTTACGAAGACAAAGGATTAATCGATTCGGAGCGAACGGGATCGACCGGCCATCGTCGCTATCAGCGGGCCGTGCTTCGTCGAATCGCCTTTATCGTATTTGCGCAAAAGGTCGGCCTGACTCTGGATGAAATCGCGAAAGAGTTGTCCAAGCTGCCGAAGAACCATGTTCCAGAGCGCGCGGATTGGGCGAAGCTATCCGGCACCTGGACCAGTCGCATCGACGAGCGAATTGCTGAGCTGGAGCGCCTGCGCGCAGGGATAACCCAGTGCATCGGATGTGGATGTCTGTCACTGGAACAGTGCCAGCTTGCGAATCCAGGAGATCGCGTCTCTCGTTTGGGTTCTGGCCCGAGATACTGGATCGGCAAAAACAACAAACAGCATCCGGAGCGATAG
- a CDS encoding SDR family oxidoreductase → MAKHKVEASEKTAADPTSVWNDRRVVITGGTSGLGKAMAVSLHDSGAKVAIVARNRAHIEDLVRETPALHGVAGDVSSKGDIYPITIQLLGALGGVDVLINNASALGPVPLVPLADTNCEDLELALQTNLLGPFRLTKALLGSLAASAREGRSPLVLNISSDAAINPYPKWGAYGASKAALHHLSQIWDQELSLQGIRVLSLDPGDMDTPLHTLAVPDADRSTLKSPATSAREVLATLQNLLVTTDNAQPEARQ, encoded by the coding sequence GTGGCAAAGCACAAAGTGGAAGCATCAGAAAAGACAGCGGCTGACCCGACAAGCGTTTGGAACGACAGGCGGGTGGTGATTACAGGGGGAACCTCCGGTCTGGGCAAGGCGATGGCGGTTTCGCTGCATGACTCTGGAGCCAAGGTAGCTATTGTTGCCCGTAATCGAGCACACATCGAAGACCTGGTCCGCGAGACTCCGGCACTGCATGGAGTCGCCGGCGACGTTTCGTCTAAAGGCGATATTTATCCCATAACGATCCAGCTACTTGGCGCGCTGGGGGGAGTAGACGTCCTCATCAATAATGCCTCTGCGTTGGGCCCGGTCCCGCTCGTGCCTCTTGCCGATACGAACTGTGAAGACCTTGAACTCGCACTGCAGACTAATCTGCTCGGTCCGTTTCGCCTGACCAAGGCGTTGCTTGGATCTCTGGCTGCTTCCGCACGCGAGGGGCGTAGTCCGCTTGTTCTGAACATCTCCAGCGACGCTGCGATTAATCCTTATCCCAAATGGGGAGCCTATGGCGCGAGCAAGGCGGCACTGCATCACCTGAGCCAAATCTGGGATCAGGAACTTTCCCTGCAAGGCATCCGCGTTCTTTCTCTGGATCCCGGAGATATGGACACGCCGCTGCACACACTCGCGGTGCCGGACGCAGATCGCTCCACACTCAAGAGTCCCGCAACCTCAGCTCGAGAAGTGCTCGCAACCCTCCAGAATCTGCTTGTGACAACGGACAACGCTCAGCCGGAAGCACGCCAATGA